A segment of the Helicobacter sp. 'house sparrow 1' genome:
GTATACTACAGTAGAAGAAGGAGCCTTAAATGCGCCAAGCCTTTCTCTTTCTGGGAAGATAGGACAAAGTATCCATCGGATGGGAAAAAACAAAAAGGTTGATTATTATATTTTACTTACTCTAACAGATATTAAAACAGGAGAAGTCATATGGGATGAACAAAGAGAAGCTTCTAAAATAGGTGATGCTAGTTTGTGGTAGAAATAAAAAATTAATATTAAGGAAAAATGATGATAAATATATTTAAGATTTTGATGTTAGGTTTTGCGGGTTTAATGTTGAGTGGATGTATGTCTGGTGGTATCTCTAAAGAAGCAAGAGAAAGCGTTGGCTGGACAAATGCTCCTAAGTGGGTAGTAAATGGAAATGATGGAGGCTATAGTGCTGTTGGAGATGCTCCAATTGTAGATAAAAATGTTCAGTTTGCAAGAACAGAAGCAACAGCTGCTGCAAGGGGTGAGCTTATTAAAAATATCGAGGCAGGGGTATCTACAAGCCTATCAAAAGAAGGTATAAGAGTGGATGCACAAATTAATGAAAAGATAAAAAGTGTGGTAAATGAGTTTGCACAGCATAATTTACAGGGTGTAGGGGTTGAAAAAACTTGGATTGATGATGCTGGAACAAGGATTTATGTTTTAGTAAAACTTGATAAAGAAAGTGAAAAAAATCTTAAAAATCACCTTAGTAAGCAATTTAAAGAATTAAACTCAAGCAATCTAATGAGTGAGTGATGAGGCAAATATTTTTTGCTTTATTATTTTTTGGGGTAGGCCTTTGTGCTACACCCCCCAAGTGGTTTTTACAAAATCAAATTGGGAAAGATTGGTTTGTTGGTGTAGGTAGTGGAAATAATGCTAAGAGCGCAAAACTTGAGGCATTTAGTGATTTGGCAAGTATGATTAGTGTTGAGGTAGATTCTACTTTTTCTCTCAACAAACAAAGAGTTGGCAACATTTTTAGCGACAATGCAAGGAGTGCTATACAATTAAAAGTAGAAGACCTTAAGCTTTTAGATATAAATATTTTAAATTCTGAGATAATTGATGGAATTTACTATGTGCAAGTGGGAATTAAAAAAGCAAAGGTTTTAGATCAAATTCA
Coding sequences within it:
- a CDS encoding LPP20 family lipoprotein, with the protein product MINIFKILMLGFAGLMLSGCMSGGISKEARESVGWTNAPKWVVNGNDGGYSAVGDAPIVDKNVQFARTEATAAARGELIKNIEAGVSTSLSKEGIRVDAQINEKIKSVVNEFAQHNLQGVGVEKTWIDDAGTRIYVLVKLDKESEKNLKNHLSKQFKELNSSNLMSE